GCATTTTACTATAGGCTAGAGGAGAAAGAGCTGAATGGTATGTCTATGATGGAATTAGAATCTGTGGAGTTCACTGGAGGCCAGGCTGAAGCCTGACTTTAACCCCACAGTGATGCCTTACAAAGCTGCTTGGGATCACCTCCTATGCCATGGAAAATGGCACCTAGACTAGACGGATGAGACCCTGACTGAGGAATAAAAGTCCTTTTTATATGATTGTTTTCTGCTTTCACACCTTGCTGGCTGCTTGCCTTCTCTTGTATTTCCATCAAGAGGTGTCGAGATAAGGACAGATAAGAAGACAATTGTGTCCTCTCTAAACCATCAGTTATGGCCCATTCTAACACTGGCATCAAATATATTTTGGAGTAATTCGGGAGAATATTTGGCAGAGTGaaattagatttatttgttttactggtTTACAGACACTAGAGAAGAGGGGAGAGTCATTTTCAAGCTAAAGTAAAAATACTTGGTgagaaatctgcatggggaaatttTTCACCTCACATGCCCCTCACGTGAAATTCCCAATCTTGTGGTTTCCTAATGAGATGACTGAATTTCGCCTGTGGAATTTTGccacacagaggacaaaaatgAGCCACTTATGCCTTAACTTACCTTCAGCAACCTCTTCATCCTCCTTCGGTTGTTGAgcttcctcctcctccatcatcatcatcatcatcttagaAATGATACATGTTCATGATATTCATCATAAGAGTAAGAGCTCAGGAACATGTTTGATAATTCCTGACAGCAGAACGGGATCACTTACATTCTTTTTGTCCTCAGAGCCTTTCTTCCTCTCTTTATTGGCCATGATCACACCCACTCTCAGTGTTTCAAACACCGGATCAGTGCGGTTCTGCTGACCTATGCACATGCAGTTTCAGTTCTCCAAGTATTTTACTgtgttcagtttatttatttatttttttacattttatcattcagtcattttaacagcattttattctacaaaaatcaacattatttTATCAGAACTAGGCTCACCATACACAACAGTCATGAACAAGACCTCACAAGGGACATAGGAAACACAAgggctatatatacacacagggtGAAAAGACTAACAAGAAACAGGTGCACATAATCAGAAGAAACAAAGGGAAATCTGAACAGAAACCAGAATTACACACGAAAAGATGCCATAAACATAGGCATACTTGATTatcacactttagtttaaggcccaattctcaatattaattgTGACCTTGCCTTACCTTATATTTAGtaaggtatttgttaagtttaggtatggggtcagATTAAGGGGtataaaatatggtcatgtagattAAGGCATTTAATGTGCTCTATAAGTACTAAtgaacagccagtatgctagtaatatgcatgctaaataCATCATACTCACCAGGGTTATTGATCTCTTGATCGTAGAGAGGAGAGCTGTATGCCCGTCTAAATCCAGGAGGCTGACAAggaagatattaataaaaacaatgaaactgAGAGTGTGACTGTACTgtcatcatatcatatatcacaATAGAATGCATATAGAATGTTGTCTCACTATTTTGCCAaagcatctctggaactgcacatATGATTGGCACGAGTGGTGAATGTTGGTCTTGCAGTTTTTACAGCGCAAGGCAAATTTATTATTGACTGAAAGTAGAAAGGAAATCAGTTAttataccaaattaatttttttgtaatgagcATAATATGCAACTTTATTTTCCACACATTGACTTAGACTGCCTGCACAAACACAGATCAATGCCTACTTCATCATCATCTTGCCCGCTGTCCTACCACAGACAGAAGAACTACTACAACAGGATCACTGGACTAAAACAAACATCCCCTTCCAAAGCATCACAGTGTTAGGACAGTGGCTGTTTATTTTCAACTATGTAAATGTCTCTGGTAAAGCTGTTACAATTCCACACAGACTTTGCAAACAGACTTGTACAGGAAGATATGACCAGACATGGTAAGCATGTTAATGCACAGGTCTTTAAGCCTGTACTTAGGGTTTACTGACTATAGTGTCAGCAGAATAttcaatacataaaaatattcacTATAGGGAAGACACACATCCACACATAAAACGGCTTCTTGTTGTTGGGGAGTGTTTAGATTATATTGGCAATGTTGGTGTGAAATGTGAACTTACGGACAATCATTCGTGCACAGACGTCACAAAACTTGGGTTTCTTGCAGTAGTGGTCTTTAAACTTGTGTGGCCTGTCATTGATCTGAATTACAGGCTCAGGGGTCGGAGGGGGAGGGGCCTCTTCTTCCTCCACCTCTTCATCATACACAAAATAAACCTGAGGAGGACAGAAAGTGAGCTGTGTGTACATGATACCGATACCAGGACAGAGACTGACATACGTACAGTGTTGTCATCCTCCTTTACAACATTGTCTGGAGCTGGAGGGTTATCATGAATATCCAGCGAATCTTTGTCCTCAAGTCTGAAACACAATCAGCATTTGGATAGTTGTGCACTTATATAATGTTCCAGATAGACAATATAATCTGTGGCGACACTCACTGATCATATTGAGCCATAAatacagcttcttcagcctgcaGTCAGTCAGGAGAATTCAGCACCTGCACAACCATGACACGTAAACTGATCTGATGTTCATTcagatctccaaccctgctcctggagagctactgtcctgcagatttcagctccaaaccaaatcacacacacacacacaccggaacAAGCTAACAAAGGTGTTCAGcgttacttgataattacagacaggtgtgttcaagcaggttggaactgaagtctgcaggactgTAGCTCTCCAGGAGAAGTGTTAAAGAtccttgaattaaaggggttacACATTTACTAAgtaactaattaactaactaaataaagttTATTCAAGTCACCTTTTAATTAATATATGCTTCAGAAAAGTAGTCTATCAAATGCTTTTTTACACATATATTGGTTTCAGTTAGAACTCCAGCATATGTTTTACATACTATCTTATAAACTTACATATTCGTGTTCATAGTAACAAGTCAGCTTTGTGGTAGAAGATCACTGGCTTTCATCACTTGCTCCATTCATTAATGAATCATCtgatttgaatgaattggtttaatgaatgattctagtataatttcacatttctatatttaaaatgttatatttaaaacattaactgaataacatttatttatataattggaactgcaatgtaaatacatttcgttgccttgtaccttacatgtgcaatgacaataaagttgaatttaatctaatctaatctaaatacatatacatgtgtcttcagatgcagcttcagTGCACCTCTGCTGTGCAAACATGGCCTCAAAATTATGTATGCCTTTTTTCTGTTTGAGCATCAGCCCACAGGAACCTAATTCCTTGTAAAGTATGCAAATCAATTGTGCCTCCATTTTAAACACTTCCTCCGACTTCATGAGGCGAATCTCACCAAACTGTTAAATCCAGCCACAACTGAAGTCGAACATACCTAAAGTCCATGAAATAAAAAGTCTAGCATTTTGCTCATTGcatgtttttatacaaaatatcaaCTAAATTTTCTGTAATATGATGTCATTTCATTGTTACAGCAACTCAAGATTCATCTTTGAATCATGAACCTAATCTCATATGTTGAACTAAATTGTAAAATTACCATATAGAGTGTGTTGCTACTGCCTGAATCGCCTTAATAAGCAGAATGCAGAAGCACTTGTACAAGTCTATTGGAAATATCAGGAGATCAtctgagcttgtgtgtgtgtgtgtctgtgtgtgtgtgagtgtgtgtttctgtgtgtgtgtgtgtctgtgtgtgtgtgtgtgtgtgtgtgtgtgtgtggtgtgagagtgatGGTGTGAAAAAGGACGACATCAAAGCAACTTGTAGTATtgattattgtaaattaaattctTATTTAGGTATGACTGTCAGTTGTTGATCTGCGGTAAAAGGGCGAGCTGTTTAAGGTCAGCGTGTGAATTGCTTGACATGGCCACATCACCAGAGTTCAGGATACAGGCtagttaacattaaaataatgcagatTAGTACTGTGTGCCTTTTTTATGttgccaaaaaatattaaaattttacattttagtgtgATTTACATGAAACTTTATAATCTTAAGTTCCTCTTAAAATTTCAACACATTTTGctccatttttttatgtttataccATGAACGTTGTCACCCCACATTTTAAGTGAcaaatggaatatttttttatttttacttgtgcatatttaaattattggTAACTTTGATATTTTAGATAGTAAAGTTTATCAGGGAAAACTAAACCAAAGTGGTTTAACTTTACTGTCTGACAAGTGACTGAAGATGAATATAAAGTCTTTGAAAATCCTGCTCTGCAGATTTGTCAATGTGTAACTGATGTTAGTACAGTCTAGCTTAATTTTGACAAAGTACCAATTTTTTATACCAATTAttgaaatgtt
This window of the Cyprinus carpio isolate SPL01 unplaced genomic scaffold, ASM1834038v1 S000006643, whole genome shotgun sequence genome carries:
- the LOC109096050 gene encoding SH3 and cysteine-rich domain-containing protein 3 gives rise to the protein MAQYDQLEDKDSLDIHDNPPAPDNVVKEDDNTVYFVYDEEVEEEEAPPPPTPEPVIQINDRPHKFKDHYCKKPKFCDVCARMIVLNNKFALRCKNCKTNIHHSCQSYVQFQRCFGKIPPGFRRAYSSPLYDQEINNPGQQNRTDPVFETLRVGVIMANKERKKGSEDKKNMMMMMMEEEEAQQPKEDEEVAEGKQDGDKKDKTAADDKNKKQQQTFSQSHYYMALYRFKAIEKDDLDFHPGDRITVLDDSNEEWWRGKIGEKTGYLPMNYIIRVRAGERVYKVTRSFVGNREMGQITLKKDQIVVKKGEEVNGYLKVSTGRKLGFFPADLLQEI